One Acetobacterium sp. KB-1 DNA segment encodes these proteins:
- a CDS encoding LysR family transcriptional regulator, which yields MKDNRFKKVCDMVELKQLKYFVVSADVGSFSKAAEILYTTQPNVSKAIKALEDHLGFDLFLRKSRGILLSTRGKHVYEYACKAIENIEMLTSFSQVDRIETLQISSNPSAWMAKIFADFYNQFHVERLHFQLYSASVEEIIKRVASYQDELGFVYVMHNQNTAFQYALGRNHLEFVELKKTQVVLYLGQLHPLYREQEIAEDELKKLKLVQCYEDEFDLNNYWRITNSQGKDMPTLESVVITNSDCVMQQLLQTTDLANISSGYITDQVDEKKLNGIPLYEKENVVMFGYVRRKSEDLSDWGQQFITFISEKLKK from the coding sequence ATGAAAGATAATCGATTTAAAAAGGTTTGTGATATGGTTGAATTAAAGCAATTAAAGTATTTTGTTGTCAGTGCCGACGTCGGTTCTTTTAGTAAAGCCGCAGAGATATTATACACCACTCAACCTAACGTCAGTAAGGCGATTAAAGCACTGGAAGACCATTTGGGCTTTGATCTGTTTTTGCGAAAAAGCCGTGGAATTCTTCTTTCTACCCGGGGAAAGCATGTTTATGAGTATGCCTGCAAGGCCATTGAAAATATCGAAATGTTAACCTCATTTTCTCAGGTCGATCGGATTGAGACCCTACAGATATCCAGTAACCCCAGTGCCTGGATGGCAAAAATATTTGCGGATTTTTATAATCAATTTCATGTGGAACGGCTTCATTTTCAACTCTATTCCGCTTCGGTGGAAGAAATCATCAAACGGGTGGCCAGTTATCAGGATGAACTTGGTTTTGTCTATGTCATGCATAATCAGAATACCGCCTTCCAATACGCGTTGGGCAGAAACCACCTGGAATTTGTAGAACTTAAAAAAACTCAGGTGGTGCTTTATCTGGGACAATTGCATCCGCTTTATAGGGAACAGGAAATTGCTGAAGATGAATTAAAAAAACTGAAACTGGTTCAGTGCTATGAGGATGAATTTGACCTCAACAATTACTGGAGAATAACCAATTCTCAGGGCAAAGATATGCCCACTTTGGAAAGTGTCGTTATTACGAACAGCGATTGTGTGATGCAGCAGCTTCTGCAGACCACCGATCTGGCCAATATCAGCAGTGGCTATATCACCGATCAGGTTGATGAAAAAAAGCTCAATGGAATTCCCCTCTATGAAAAAGAGAATGTGGTGATGTTTGGCTATGTGCGACGGAAAAGCGAAGATCTCAGTGATTGGGGTCAGCAATTCATCACCTTTATCAGTGAGAAATTGAAAAAATAA
- a CDS encoding methyltransferase domain-containing protein translates to MMENILEKVENYWDKRSEGYSEVNVAELNSYKMDVWKELINRHKPAVIGRKLRVLDIGTGPGFFAITMASCGYDVTAVDYTDAMLHKAKRNAQNYRNQIKFMQMDAHQLNFEDSCFDLIITRNLTWNLERPDDAYREWHRVLAPGGKMLNFDANWYLHLYDEEKREAYFKDRVNSEVEGVNDHYVRTDTTAMEEIAKNLPLSRTMRPQWDAAVLINTGFKKVMVEQGIGELVWDKEEQVNYASTPMFMISAEK, encoded by the coding sequence ATGATGGAAAATATTCTTGAAAAAGTGGAGAATTATTGGGATAAACGCTCAGAAGGTTATTCCGAGGTTAATGTAGCGGAGCTCAATAGTTATAAAATGGATGTTTGGAAAGAGTTGATTAATCGTCATAAGCCAGCCGTGATTGGCCGAAAGTTGCGGGTTTTGGATATCGGCACCGGCCCGGGCTTTTTTGCCATTACCATGGCCTCCTGCGGCTACGATGTGACGGCGGTGGACTATACGGATGCGATGCTCCATAAGGCAAAACGCAATGCCCAAAATTACCGGAACCAGATTAAGTTTATGCAGATGGATGCCCATCAATTAAATTTTGAAGACAGTTGTTTTGATCTGATTATAACCCGAAACCTGACCTGGAACCTGGAACGGCCGGATGATGCCTATCGTGAGTGGCACCGGGTACTGGCTCCTGGTGGGAAAATGTTAAACTTTGACGCCAATTGGTATTTACATCTTTATGATGAAGAAAAAAGAGAGGCGTATTTTAAAGATCGCGTTAATTCAGAGGTAGAAGGGGTCAATGATCACTATGTTCGTACAGATACTACTGCGATGGAAGAAATTGCCAAAAATCTGCCACTGAGCCGAACCATGAGACCCCAATGGGACGCGGCAGTGCTGATTAATACCGGTTTTAAAAAGGTGATGGTTGAGCAGGGAATTGGCGAGTTGGTCTGGGATAAAGAGGAGCAAGTCAATTATGCATCCACCCCGATGTTTATGATTTCTGCTGAAAAATAG
- a CDS encoding ABC transporter ATP-binding protein, with amino-acid sequence MSELLAVSNLSKTYHKGKISIHAVDDVSFHLCKGECLALVGESGSGKSTVAKMITGLEAADKGEIRLGGKDIIGLSGKAQREVYRDIQMVFQMPVDSFNPRIKLGDGIMESMINQGISREEARVRAIKYLNICELGPEFTDRYPHQVSGGECQRASIARAIAIKPQLLICDEATSALDVTVQAQIMKLLTQLKKELGMSQLMICHDLALVQEVCDRVLVMHHGHVVEEGTPDEIIINPQQDYTKKLIESIL; translated from the coding sequence ATGAGTGAGCTTTTAGCAGTTAGCAACTTAAGTAAAACCTATCATAAGGGAAAAATAAGCATTCATGCAGTTGATGATGTCAGCTTTCATCTTTGCAAAGGGGAATGTCTGGCTCTGGTTGGGGAAAGCGGTAGCGGGAAAAGCACCGTGGCAAAAATGATTACCGGTCTGGAAGCGGCTGATAAAGGCGAAATTCGACTGGGTGGAAAAGACATTATTGGTCTGAGCGGGAAAGCCCAGCGGGAGGTCTATCGGGACATTCAAATGGTTTTTCAGATGCCAGTGGATTCTTTTAATCCCCGGATTAAACTGGGAGATGGCATCATGGAGAGTATGATCAATCAAGGGATCAGTCGTGAGGAAGCCCGGGTGAGAGCCATTAAATATCTCAACATCTGTGAATTAGGCCCTGAATTTACCGACCGCTATCCCCATCAGGTCAGTGGCGGGGAATGTCAGCGGGCTTCCATTGCCAGAGCCATTGCCATCAAACCCCAACTACTGATCTGTGACGAAGCAACCAGCGCCCTTGATGTGACGGTTCAAGCCCAAATTATGAAACTGCTGACGCAATTAAAAAAAGAGTTGGGAATGTCACAACTCATGATCTGTCATGACCTGGCCCTGGTCCAGGAAGTCTGTGATCGGGTTCTGGTGATGCATCATGGTCATGTGGTGGAAGAAGGAACGCCGGATGAGATTATCATAAATCCTCAACAGGATTATACTAAAAAACTCATTGAGTCAATCTTATAG
- the nikB gene encoding nickel ABC transporter permease, with the protein MKKYIGKRLLQLIPIILGITLLSFTLMQTAAGDAVDALYDNASGGVSEAIKAQKREELGLDQPFIVQYTSWLGGVISGNMGVSYISNKPVFETFVSKLPATMLLTLTSIVLTVLISIPLGIVSAVRHNRFTDYLIRFFSFIGNSLPGFFVSLLLIYFFALKIKLFPVMGSGGWKSIVLPTLTLAIAMSSKYTRQVRTTVLEELNKDYVMGARARGIREPVVLYASVLKAAMLTIITLLALSIGSLLGGTAIIESIFMWDGVGKLAVDSIMMRDYPMIQAYVIWMALIYVGINLATDILYHYLDPRIRLEQEA; encoded by the coding sequence ATGAAAAAATATATTGGCAAACGATTATTGCAGCTGATTCCGATTATTCTGGGGATCACCTTGCTGTCATTTACCCTGATGCAGACAGCCGCCGGTGATGCGGTGGATGCCTTATATGATAATGCCAGCGGCGGGGTTTCCGAAGCAATAAAAGCACAAAAGCGGGAAGAGCTGGGATTGGATCAGCCTTTTATAGTTCAATATACATCCTGGTTAGGTGGGGTAATCAGCGGAAATATGGGTGTTTCTTATATTTCAAACAAACCGGTTTTTGAAACCTTTGTGTCAAAACTGCCGGCAACCATGCTTCTGACTCTGACTTCGATTGTTCTCACTGTTTTGATTTCCATCCCCTTGGGGATTGTGTCGGCAGTCCGCCACAATCGATTTACGGATTATCTGATACGTTTTTTTAGTTTTATCGGAAATTCTCTGCCCGGTTTTTTTGTTTCACTGTTGCTCATTTATTTTTTTGCCCTAAAAATCAAGTTGTTCCCAGTGATGGGAAGTGGCGGCTGGAAGAGTATTGTTTTACCAACCCTAACCCTGGCAATAGCGATGTCTTCTAAGTATACTAGGCAGGTGCGGACAACGGTTCTGGAAGAATTAAACAAAGACTATGTGATGGGGGCCCGGGCAAGAGGGATAAGGGAGCCGGTGGTACTTTATGCAAGTGTGCTGAAAGCCGCGATGCTGACGATCATTACGCTGTTAGCACTATCGATCGGGTCACTGCTCGGCGGTACCGCCATTATTGAATCCATTTTCATGTGGGATGGGGTCGGTAAACTGGCTGTGGATTCGATTATGATGCGCGACTACCCGATGATTCAGGCTTATGTAATTTGGATGGCGCTTATTTATGTCGGGATCAATTTGGCAACCGATATTCTCTATCATTATCTGGACCCCCGAATTCGACTGGAACAGGAGGCCTGA
- a CDS encoding M14 family metallopeptidase: MTIKVGNLVAEAGEKVSGYVSVPETVIKLPVTLINGKRAGKTVLITGGIHNAEYTGIETAIQLAEELIEDEITGCLILIHPVNISGFENRTMSAVAEDGKNLNRLFPGNPSGTVGDKICHFLVTEFLSQTDFYIDLHAGDGYEMLTPYVYYLGAAAPEVVKQSKAMAQKVNVPYMVKSFITTGGAYNYAGSCGIPSILIERGGEARWSEAEVSLYKADVKNVLRYLAVLDGEVKAVATESVDVDDVVYENACVTGCWYPRKKVGEKVKKGEELGVIKDYFGKTLESCVARFDGVVLYQVSSLCILKDGPMITYGKIKS, encoded by the coding sequence ATGACGATAAAGGTTGGAAATCTGGTGGCGGAAGCAGGGGAAAAGGTGAGCGGTTATGTTTCGGTTCCGGAAACGGTAATCAAACTTCCGGTAACTCTGATCAATGGAAAAAGAGCGGGGAAAACCGTATTAATAACCGGGGGAATTCATAATGCCGAATACACCGGGATTGAAACGGCGATCCAATTAGCCGAAGAACTTATTGAGGATGAGATTACCGGGTGTCTGATTCTCATTCATCCGGTGAATATCAGCGGGTTTGAAAATAGAACCATGAGTGCAGTAGCCGAGGACGGGAAAAACCTGAACCGACTTTTTCCTGGAAATCCCAGTGGAACCGTGGGTGATAAGATTTGTCACTTTCTGGTAACTGAATTTCTAAGCCAGACAGATTTTTACATCGACCTCCATGCCGGGGATGGATATGAAATGCTGACCCCTTATGTTTATTATCTGGGCGCAGCAGCGCCGGAGGTGGTGAAACAATCTAAGGCTATGGCTCAAAAAGTCAATGTTCCCTATATGGTCAAGTCCTTTATCACCACTGGTGGTGCCTACAATTATGCAGGTTCCTGCGGTATTCCCAGTATTTTAATCGAACGCGGCGGCGAGGCTAGATGGTCAGAAGCGGAAGTATCGCTGTATAAAGCAGATGTAAAAAATGTACTGCGGTATTTAGCGGTCCTTGACGGAGAAGTAAAAGCAGTTGCAACGGAGTCGGTTGATGTAGATGATGTCGTCTACGAAAATGCTTGTGTTACAGGGTGTTGGTATCCCCGGAAAAAAGTCGGGGAGAAGGTCAAAAAAGGCGAAGAATTAGGGGTAATCAAAGACTACTTTGGCAAGACCCTGGAAAGCTGCGTAGCCAGATTTGACGGAGTGGTTCTTTATCAGGTTAGCTCTTTATGTATTTTAAAAGACGGTCCCATGATAACCTATGGTAAAATTAAATCTTAA
- a CDS encoding MATE family efflux transporter: MKNNSLTEGVIWKKLLFFALPLLGTSFIQQLYNTVDLIYVGNFLGKEAAAAVGASALFVTCLVGFFSGMSVGSSVVASYVFGTGDKKELKSVVHTAIGLGFICGIIIMLIGLIGAPYFLKLINTPDEIMGLAVAYIRVYFISIISVVTYNMGSGIIRALGNSKTPMYIQLFGGIVNVIMDGVFIVIFKFGVVGAAYATLFSQTVAALLVLHYLMHVDRDYKLELKKIKIAKVHFYKILKIGVPTGFQALVITLSNVFVQYHVNSLGVDAITAFTAYFKVELLIYLPILAIGQAITTFTSQNIGAKNYDRVKKGTRVCLMMGIGVTAVMSTFVLFFGRQAFGVINSDPSVLDYGLQIISITFPFYWIYLILEVLGGTIRGAGKSVPPMAIILTNICVLRTVLLFLLMASVQGIQGIAMTYPITWASTALCMAIYYWKGDWMGEFKRLSMAKLEI, encoded by the coding sequence ATGAAAAATAACAGTTTAACAGAAGGGGTCATATGGAAAAAATTGTTGTTTTTCGCATTGCCTTTGTTGGGAACGAGTTTTATTCAGCAACTTTATAATACCGTTGATTTAATCTATGTCGGTAATTTTTTAGGAAAAGAAGCAGCGGCGGCTGTTGGTGCCAGCGCTTTGTTTGTAACCTGTCTGGTGGGCTTTTTTTCAGGAATGTCAGTGGGTTCCAGTGTCGTGGCATCCTATGTTTTTGGAACCGGTGATAAGAAAGAATTAAAAAGTGTGGTTCATACGGCCATTGGCCTGGGTTTTATCTGTGGCATTATTATTATGCTTATTGGTTTGATCGGAGCACCGTATTTTCTTAAACTAATTAACACCCCGGATGAGATTATGGGTTTAGCGGTAGCCTATATTCGGGTTTATTTTATCAGTATTATCTCGGTGGTCACCTATAATATGGGTTCTGGGATTATCAGAGCACTGGGAAATTCAAAAACACCGATGTACATCCAACTGTTTGGCGGAATTGTCAATGTTATTATGGATGGGGTGTTTATCGTGATCTTTAAATTTGGGGTTGTCGGCGCGGCTTATGCCACCCTATTTTCACAAACGGTTGCGGCACTACTGGTTTTACATTACCTGATGCATGTTGATCGTGACTATAAATTAGAACTTAAAAAAATAAAAATAGCCAAAGTACATTTTTACAAAATCCTTAAAATTGGTGTTCCCACCGGCTTTCAAGCTCTGGTCATTACCTTGTCCAATGTCTTTGTTCAATACCATGTTAATAGTCTTGGTGTGGATGCTATTACTGCGTTCACGGCATATTTTAAGGTTGAACTGCTAATTTATCTGCCGATTCTTGCTATCGGTCAGGCGATAACCACCTTTACCAGCCAGAATATTGGCGCAAAGAATTATGACCGGGTCAAAAAAGGCACCAGGGTCTGTTTAATGATGGGTATTGGCGTTACTGCGGTGATGAGCACCTTTGTGTTATTCTTTGGCAGGCAGGCCTTTGGGGTGATTAATAGTGATCCTTCCGTGTTGGATTATGGCCTGCAGATTATTAGCATTACCTTTCCTTTTTATTGGATTTACCTGATCCTGGAGGTATTGGGAGGAACCATTCGCGGGGCAGGAAAGTCAGTGCCGCCGATGGCTATTATTCTCACCAATATTTGTGTGCTGAGGACGGTACTGTTATTTTTATTAATGGCCTCGGTTCAGGGGATTCAGGGAATTGCCATGACCTACCCGATTACCTGGGCTTCCACAGCGCTCTGTATGGCTATTTACTATTGGAAGGGAGATTGGATGGGTGAGTTTAAGCGCTTGTCGATGGCAAAACTAGAAATCTAA
- a CDS encoding ABC transporter ATP-binding protein, producing the protein MQQPLLELQNVEISYDGQPMVTGVNLKMKQGEILGIVGESGSGKSTLIRATMGLLDCAGRVNRGDIFYKGQNVIDLDAEALRTMRGPEMGMIFQNCGSALCPIRTIGEQLYETMEQHGFKDRQEVRRRADTLFNKINLKDSERILNSYPFELSGGMNQRVGIVMAMILEPDLLFADEPTSALDVTVQAQVVKEMMALRDEFGTGIAIVTHNIGVVSYMADKVAVMCQGRLVEYGDTRDVIDDPQEAYTRALIQAVPRIRRR; encoded by the coding sequence ATGCAGCAACCATTATTAGAACTTCAAAATGTAGAAATTTCCTATGACGGACAGCCGATGGTCACCGGTGTTAACCTGAAGATGAAGCAGGGCGAGATTCTGGGGATAGTGGGCGAATCGGGAAGCGGAAAAAGCACCCTGATCAGGGCGACGATGGGCTTATTGGACTGCGCCGGCCGGGTTAATCGTGGCGACATTTTTTACAAAGGCCAGAACGTGATTGACCTCGATGCTGAAGCGCTCAGAACCATGCGGGGACCGGAAATGGGCATGATTTTTCAAAACTGCGGCAGTGCCTTGTGCCCGATAAGAACGATCGGTGAGCAGCTTTATGAAACCATGGAACAACATGGTTTTAAGGACCGTCAAGAGGTGAGGAGGCGGGCGGATACCCTGTTTAACAAGATTAATCTCAAAGATAGTGAGCGTATTTTAAACAGTTATCCCTTTGAGTTATCGGGCGGTATGAATCAGCGGGTGGGGATTGTGATGGCGATGATTCTGGAGCCCGATCTGCTCTTTGCCGATGAGCCCACCTCGGCTCTGGATGTGACGGTTCAGGCTCAGGTTGTCAAAGAGATGATGGCGCTACGGGATGAATTTGGAACCGGAATTGCCATTGTCACGCATAATATTGGGGTGGTTTCTTACATGGCCGATAAGGTAGCGGTGATGTGTCAAGGTCGTCTGGTGGAGTATGGAGATACCCGGGATGTCATCGATGATCCCCAGGAGGCATACACCAGAGCGTTGATTCAGGCCGTCCCAAGAATTCGGAGAAGGTGA
- a CDS encoding ABC transporter substrate-binding protein — protein sequence MKMKSKVLTLMLTGVLVAGMLSGCGTAGSTKSAEEKVFNYGTVAYSVGNSNVGMNPHESYIGWSTLRYGVGETLFKFNEKMELEPWLATDFEQLDDVTVKINLRDDVTFSNGKKMTGEAVKACLDNLIAVHDRAPKDLQIKSISADGQSITITTAIKSPALVNYLCDPYGCIIDMEAGVTADKNVVGTGPYVAKTITDTEINLVANMDYWGGKPKVGTVNVKSITDGDTLTMALQSGEIDAAQGLPYASLELFQNNDDYTISSTNTSRVYQAALNYNSAVIKDDAVRQAMAMSIDKDGFTSVLLYGNGTPAVGPFPANFTFGGDAVKDASYDIEGAKKVLDAAGWVDSDGDGIREKDGQKLSIKWLTYTSRQELPLLAESVQATYKQVGIDVLVNATDSYKDFLKAGDYDVFANAFVTAPTGDPQYYFTTHVVDNSDYNRGHYHNDTVETLVAELRNEFEVEKRSDLATRIAQQILNDNAYIYASHLKMSFVMKKGVTGFTAHPSDYYEITADLDITE from the coding sequence ATGAAAATGAAGAGCAAGGTATTAACCTTAATGTTAACCGGTGTTTTGGTTGCCGGGATGTTGTCCGGTTGTGGAACCGCCGGCAGCACCAAAAGTGCGGAAGAAAAGGTCTTTAATTACGGAACGGTGGCCTACAGTGTGGGTAATTCGAATGTGGGAATGAACCCCCATGAATCATATATCGGCTGGTCGACACTGCGTTATGGTGTCGGTGAAACGCTGTTTAAATTCAATGAAAAGATGGAACTGGAACCCTGGCTGGCTACCGATTTTGAGCAGCTGGACGATGTTACGGTAAAAATTAATTTAAGAGACGATGTAACCTTTTCGAATGGCAAGAAAATGACAGGCGAAGCGGTTAAAGCCTGTCTGGATAATCTGATCGCTGTTCATGATCGAGCGCCCAAAGACTTGCAAATCAAATCCATTAGCGCTGATGGTCAAAGCATTACGATCACAACTGCAATCAAGTCTCCGGCATTGGTCAACTACCTGTGTGACCCTTATGGATGTATTATCGATATGGAAGCCGGCGTTACTGCTGATAAAAACGTGGTCGGAACGGGTCCCTATGTGGCAAAAACAATCACCGATACGGAAATTAATCTGGTAGCCAATATGGATTACTGGGGTGGAAAACCAAAGGTTGGTACTGTCAATGTCAAGAGTATCACCGATGGCGATACCCTGACGATGGCTCTTCAAAGCGGCGAAATTGATGCGGCGCAGGGTCTGCCTTATGCCAGCCTGGAATTGTTTCAGAATAACGATGACTATACCATTAGCTCAACCAATACTTCAAGAGTTTACCAGGCGGCTTTGAATTATAATTCAGCCGTGATTAAGGATGATGCTGTTCGTCAAGCGATGGCCATGAGTATCGATAAAGATGGCTTTACTTCAGTGTTACTATATGGAAACGGAACACCGGCGGTTGGGCCATTCCCAGCTAACTTCACCTTTGGTGGTGATGCAGTTAAGGACGCCAGCTATGATATCGAAGGGGCCAAGAAAGTTCTGGATGCAGCTGGCTGGGTTGATTCCGATGGCGATGGTATCCGGGAAAAGGATGGTCAGAAACTTTCGATTAAATGGCTGACCTATACCTCCCGACAGGAATTGCCGCTACTGGCAGAATCGGTTCAGGCAACCTATAAGCAAGTCGGAATCGACGTTTTAGTCAATGCGACTGACAGCTATAAGGATTTCTTAAAAGCCGGTGACTATGATGTTTTTGCCAATGCCTTTGTAACCGCACCAACCGGAGACCCACAATACTATTTCACCACCCATGTTGTTGACAATTCTGATTACAACCGCGGCCATTACCATAATGATACGGTTGAAACCCTGGTTGCTGAGCTGCGAAATGAATTTGAGGTCGAAAAACGCAGTGATTTAGCCACTCGAATTGCACAACAGATTTTAAATGATAACGCCTATATTTATGCATCGCATTTAAAAATGTCCTTCGTTATGAAAAAAGGAGTGACTGGTTTTACTGCCCACCCATCCGATTACTACGAAATTACCGCCGATTTGGATATCACTGAATAA
- a CDS encoding metal-sensing transcriptional repressor encodes MKTTNHFEQKHPHTHSKAIVNRLSKAIGHLESVRKMVVSGRDCSEVLIQLSAVKAAINNTGKIILQDHIENCIVTAVKEGDHQAIEELNKAIDRFIK; translated from the coding sequence ATGAAAACGACGAATCATTTTGAACAAAAACACCCGCATACCCATTCAAAAGCTATTGTAAACCGTTTATCAAAGGCCATCGGTCATTTGGAATCGGTGCGAAAAATGGTGGTATCAGGGAGGGATTGTTCAGAGGTGTTGATTCAATTATCGGCAGTAAAGGCAGCCATTAACAATACCGGGAAAATAATCCTTCAGGACCATATTGAAAACTGTATTGTTACGGCCGTTAAAGAGGGTGACCATCAGGCCATCGAAGAACTCAATAAAGCAATTGATCGGTTTATCAAATAA
- the nikC gene encoding nickel transporter permease: MDVTTIRSASERVHHQKKDRTMVKFYIFLTLTLLLLLIAAFAPKIVPYDPYGQDLNIALQSPSSKHLLGTDRYGRDMLSRVIMGGQTTIYSALLLVGIVMVVGTLVGLFCGYKGGKVDSFIMRVSDIFLAFPGMVFAIAVAGVLGGGIINAVVALACISWPKFARLARGQVLGIKNMPYIAAAKLSGSRPTKIVFKHILPNITGPILVTATLDIGTMMMELAGLSFLGLGAMPPIAEWGSMMSDGRSMLQTAPWVILAPGCAIFIAVMLFNLLGDTFRDVMDPKSKKAKLNWRKK, encoded by the coding sequence ATGGATGTAACAACTATCCGTTCTGCTTCGGAGCGTGTTCACCATCAGAAAAAAGACCGAACCATGGTAAAATTTTATATTTTTCTGACCTTGACTCTGCTGCTTTTGCTAATTGCCGCCTTTGCGCCAAAGATTGTACCTTACGATCCCTATGGACAGGATCTGAACATTGCACTGCAGTCTCCGAGTTCGAAACATCTGCTGGGAACTGACCGCTATGGCCGGGATATGTTATCCCGGGTAATTATGGGGGGGCAAACTACCATTTACTCCGCCTTGCTACTGGTTGGCATCGTCATGGTTGTCGGAACTCTGGTGGGGTTGTTTTGTGGCTATAAGGGTGGAAAAGTGGATTCCTTCATTATGCGGGTGTCTGATATATTTCTGGCCTTTCCCGGGATGGTTTTTGCCATTGCGGTGGCCGGCGTATTAGGCGGTGGGATCATCAATGCGGTGGTGGCACTGGCTTGTATTTCCTGGCCAAAGTTTGCCAGGCTGGCCAGGGGACAGGTTTTAGGCATTAAAAATATGCCCTATATAGCTGCGGCAAAGCTCAGTGGTTCGCGACCGACAAAGATTGTCTTTAAACATATATTACCAAATATCACCGGCCCAATTCTGGTCACTGCGACCCTGGATATTGGCACCATGATGATGGAGCTGGCTGGTTTATCCTTTTTAGGGCTTGGCGCCATGCCGCCGATTGCTGAGTGGGGTTCAATGATGAGTGACGGGCGGAGTATGCTACAAACAGCGCCCTGGGTAATTCTAGCACCAGGTTGTGCTATTTTTATAGCGGTAATGTTATTTAACTTACTGGGGGATACGTTCAGAGATGTGATGGATCCCAAATCAAAAAAAGCGAAATTGAATTGGAGGAAAAAATGA
- a CDS encoding ABC transporter ATP-binding protein codes for MNKKPVLELKNISKCYKKAKFEISALRQLSFYINQGEIFGFVGESGSGKSTVAKLITRLENPNEGEIFLSGREITHLKGKDLLKVYQDVQMVFQDPKASFNGRMRIEQSIRESFCNLRCSQNKLDLEALFKMVDLKEEYAGRYPHELSGGECQRAAIARAIAVHPKLLICDEATSALDVSAQAQIVDLLVHLKEKMDMAILLISHDLALVSSICDRTGVLYKGELVEIGETRDVIDHPKAAYTKKLIASVMVVED; via the coding sequence ATGAATAAAAAACCGGTTCTTGAGCTCAAAAATATAAGCAAGTGTTATAAAAAGGCAAAATTTGAAATAAGCGCACTTAGGCAACTCAGTTTTTATATTAATCAGGGCGAAATTTTTGGTTTTGTTGGCGAAAGTGGCAGCGGCAAAAGCACGGTAGCAAAACTGATTACCCGACTGGAAAATCCCAATGAAGGTGAGATTTTTCTAAGTGGACGGGAGATCACACACCTGAAGGGGAAGGATCTACTTAAAGTATACCAGGATGTCCAAATGGTTTTTCAGGATCCCAAGGCATCTTTTAATGGACGAATGCGGATAGAACAGTCGATTAGAGAAAGCTTTTGTAATTTACGATGCAGTCAGAATAAACTGGATCTAGAAGCGCTGTTTAAAATGGTCGATTTGAAAGAAGAATACGCCGGCCGTTATCCCCATGAATTAAGTGGGGGTGAATGTCAGCGCGCAGCCATTGCCAGGGCCATTGCCGTTCACCCAAAGCTGTTAATTTGTGATGAAGCGACAAGCGCACTGGATGTGTCAGCCCAAGCGCAGATTGTTGATTTGTTAGTGCACTTAAAAGAAAAAATGGATATGGCCATTCTTCTTATTTCTCATGATCTGGCACTCGTAAGCAGTATCTGTGATCGTACTGGTGTTTTATACAAAGGGGAGCTGGTTGAAATAGGAGAAACGCGTGATGTCATTGATCATCCCAAGGCTGCTTATACCAAAAAACTAATCGCCTCTGTCATGGTTGTCGAGGATTAA